The following are encoded together in the Kribbella sp. CA-293567 genome:
- a CDS encoding TetR/AcrR family transcriptional regulator — MSTTPETAPKRGSRLPRLARRAQLLEAAQEVFVANGYHAAAMDDIADRAGVSKPVLYQHFPGKLELYLALLDTSCEAIVASVRDALRSTDDNKNRVGATIHAFYEYVANAQGAFRLVFESDLTNEPAVRERVDRVTHACAEACSEVISADAGLNKEQSMVLAVSLVGMAQVSARYWLASDNPTLAQEQAADLVASLAWRGIRGFPRTEG, encoded by the coding sequence GTGTCGACGACACCGGAGACCGCGCCCAAGCGCGGCAGCCGCCTGCCTCGGCTGGCCCGCCGCGCTCAACTGCTCGAGGCGGCCCAGGAAGTCTTCGTGGCGAACGGCTACCACGCCGCCGCGATGGACGACATCGCCGACCGGGCCGGCGTCTCGAAGCCCGTGCTCTACCAGCACTTCCCCGGCAAGCTCGAGCTGTACCTGGCCCTGCTGGACACCTCCTGCGAGGCGATCGTCGCCTCGGTCCGGGACGCGCTGCGCTCGACCGACGACAACAAGAACCGGGTCGGCGCGACCATCCACGCCTTCTACGAGTACGTCGCCAACGCCCAGGGCGCCTTCCGGCTGGTCTTCGAGTCCGACCTGACCAACGAGCCCGCGGTCCGCGAGCGGGTCGACCGGGTCACGCACGCCTGCGCCGAGGCCTGCTCCGAGGTGATCAGCGCCGACGCCGGCCTGAACAAGGAGCAGTCGATGGTGCTGGCGGTCAGCCTGGTCGGGATGGCCCAGGTCAGCGCGCGGTACTGGCTCGCCTCGGACAATCCCACCCTGGCCCAGGAGCAGGCCGCCGACCTGGTCGCGAGCCTGGCCTGGCGCGGCATCCGCGGCTTCCCGCGCACCGAAGGCTGA
- a CDS encoding GlsB/YeaQ/YmgE family stress response membrane protein, which produces MGYWVWMIIVSLIAGVVFGPLARLVLPGKQNISLGWTILGGGIGAFIGGLIAHFAGIKDTPGPDWIQYLIQIACAAAVVAFISSRNSGRARV; this is translated from the coding sequence GTGGGTTACTGGGTCTGGATGATCATCGTCAGTCTGATCGCGGGAGTCGTCTTCGGGCCGCTCGCGCGACTCGTGCTTCCCGGCAAGCAGAACATCAGCCTCGGCTGGACCATCCTCGGCGGCGGGATCGGCGCCTTCATCGGTGGCCTGATCGCCCACTTCGCCGGCATCAAGGACACCCCCGGGCCGGACTGGATCCAGTACCTGATCCAGATCGCGTGCGCCGCGGCGGTGGTGGCGTTCATCTCGTCGCGGAACAGCGGTAGAGCAAGAGTCTGA
- a CDS encoding DUF2277 domain-containing protein encodes MCRNITVLRGLEPAATSEEIYAAALQYVRKVTGVGSLSATTRGPIERAAAEVAKITEALLEEMPERRVPPQTVPPLRRPEVRARLGLD; translated from the coding sequence ATGTGCAGAAACATCACCGTTCTTCGTGGACTTGAGCCGGCGGCGACCTCGGAAGAGATCTACGCGGCGGCGTTGCAGTACGTGCGCAAGGTGACCGGCGTCGGCTCGCTCAGTGCGACCACCCGGGGCCCGATCGAGCGCGCCGCCGCCGAGGTCGCCAAGATCACCGAGGCGCTGCTGGAGGAGATGCCTGAGCGGCGCGTGCCGCCGCAGACCGTGCCGCCGCTGCGCAGGCCCGAAGTACGGGCTCGTCTCGGCTTGGACTGA
- a CDS encoding DUF3107 domain-containing protein codes for MEVKIGVQHANRELVLESEQSPEEVEKAVADALGGKSNLLQLTDEKGRKVLVPADRLAYVEIGEVSIRKVGFGAI; via the coding sequence GTGGAGGTCAAGATCGGCGTACAGCACGCCAATCGCGAGTTGGTGCTCGAGAGCGAGCAGAGTCCCGAAGAGGTCGAGAAGGCCGTCGCGGACGCGCTCGGTGGCAAGTCCAATCTCCTGCAACTGACGGACGAGAAGGGCCGCAAGGTACTGGTCCCGGCCGACCGGCTGGCGTACGTGGAGATCGGCGAGGTCTCGATCCGCAAGGTCGGTTTCGGCGCGATCTGA
- a CDS encoding ferritin-like fold-containing protein, with the protein MTAFDDPAYRAAAVDLLGVLAYGELTAFERIAEDAKLAPTLNDKAQLAQLATTEFGHFVQLRDRLVTLGVDPMEAMQPFVTPLDAFHDHTAPSDWLEGLVKAYVGDGLANDFYREVAAYVDAETRALVLEVFADSGQAEFVVDRVRAAIEEDPKLGGRLALWGRRLVGEALSQAQRIAADRDPLAALLAGSVDRPGLDLAAIGRMFTRLTEAHTARMTALGLQA; encoded by the coding sequence ATGACGGCCTTTGATGATCCCGCCTACCGGGCCGCTGCTGTGGATCTGCTCGGCGTTCTGGCGTACGGCGAACTGACCGCGTTCGAGCGGATCGCCGAGGACGCCAAGCTCGCCCCGACACTCAACGACAAGGCTCAGCTGGCCCAGCTGGCGACCACCGAGTTCGGCCATTTCGTGCAGCTGCGAGACCGCCTCGTCACGCTCGGAGTCGACCCGATGGAGGCGATGCAGCCGTTCGTCACGCCGCTGGACGCCTTCCACGACCACACCGCTCCGTCCGACTGGCTGGAGGGGCTGGTCAAGGCCTATGTCGGGGACGGGCTGGCGAACGACTTCTACCGTGAGGTCGCGGCGTACGTCGACGCCGAGACCCGCGCCCTCGTGCTGGAGGTCTTCGCCGACTCCGGCCAGGCCGAGTTCGTGGTCGACCGGGTCCGGGCCGCGATCGAGGAGGACCCGAAGCTGGGTGGCCGGCTGGCGCTGTGGGGACGCCGCCTGGTGGGCGAAGCCCTCAGCCAGGCGCAGCGGATCGCCGCCGACCGCGATCCGCTGGCGGCTCTGCTGGCCGGAAGTGTCGACCGCCCGGGCCTCGACCTGGCCGCCATCGGCCGGATGTTCACCCGGCTGACCGAGGCGCACACCGCCCGGATGACCGCGCTCGGCCTGCAGGCCTGA
- a CDS encoding TetR/AcrR family transcriptional regulator — MSAAGTDRRSLRRQQTIDEILDVSVALMETEGVAALSLSAVARQLGMQPPSLYQYFPSKLAIYDALFQRGAEQFRDAQRTARIGTAPEDQLEVAVTAFSRWCMANQVLSQLLFWRTVPGFEPSPEAFRPAVEAIEDVTFCIQQEVDAGRLHQDATSDEGIALFTAITAGVMSQQLANEPQATFETGRFTQLMPIVIEMFYQRYRGTKR, encoded by the coding sequence ATGAGCGCAGCCGGCACCGACCGCCGTAGCCTCCGCAGGCAGCAGACCATCGACGAGATCCTCGACGTGTCGGTCGCCCTGATGGAGACCGAGGGCGTCGCCGCGCTGAGCCTGTCCGCGGTGGCCAGGCAGTTGGGCATGCAACCACCGTCGCTCTACCAGTACTTCCCGTCCAAGCTGGCGATCTACGACGCCCTCTTCCAGCGCGGTGCCGAGCAGTTCCGGGACGCGCAGCGCACGGCGAGGATCGGCACGGCGCCGGAGGATCAGCTCGAGGTGGCGGTCACCGCGTTCAGTCGCTGGTGCATGGCGAACCAGGTGCTGAGCCAATTGCTCTTCTGGCGTACGGTGCCCGGCTTCGAACCCTCCCCCGAAGCTTTCAGGCCGGCGGTCGAGGCCATCGAGGACGTGACGTTCTGTATCCAGCAGGAGGTCGATGCCGGCCGGCTCCACCAGGACGCCACCAGCGACGAGGGCATCGCGTTGTTCACGGCGATCACCGCGGGGGTGATGTCGCAGCAGTTGGCGAACGAACCACAGGCGACCTTCGAAACCGGCCGCTTCACGCAGTTGATGCCGATCGTGATCGAGATGTTCTACCAGCGCTACAGGGGGACGAAGAGATGA
- the ligD gene encoding non-homologous end-joining DNA ligase: MVAGPKQLTTEVDGQLMKLTNLGKVLYPQTGFTKAEVIDYYLQVAPLLLPHLSDRPLTRKRWPDGTAAAYFFEKNAPRGTPDWVRTVTLPTPGSSTGRDEADFVIADDVQTIVWLANLAALELHVPQWRIEPSDLGRNPMADLIVFDLDPGPGTTIVECCDVALALRELLNHFELEGWPKTSGNKGMHLYVPIEPASSRATSAFAKQLAEQLAEALPENVTANMTKALRPGKVFIDWSQNASAKTTLAPYSLRGAEEPRVSTPIDWDEVAAATEPADLTFLPADVLARIDEYGDVLAGLYDEPRPLPS, encoded by the coding sequence ATGGTGGCCGGACCGAAGCAGTTGACGACCGAGGTCGACGGACAGCTGATGAAGCTGACCAATCTCGGCAAGGTGCTGTACCCGCAGACGGGCTTCACCAAGGCCGAGGTGATCGACTACTACCTCCAGGTGGCGCCGCTGCTGCTGCCGCACCTGTCCGACCGTCCGCTGACCCGCAAACGGTGGCCGGACGGCACCGCGGCGGCGTACTTCTTCGAGAAGAACGCACCCCGCGGTACGCCGGACTGGGTCCGCACGGTGACGCTGCCCACCCCCGGCAGCTCCACCGGCCGGGACGAGGCGGACTTCGTGATCGCGGACGACGTCCAGACCATCGTCTGGCTGGCCAACCTGGCCGCGCTCGAGCTGCACGTCCCGCAGTGGCGGATCGAGCCGTCCGACCTGGGCCGCAACCCGATGGCGGACCTGATCGTGTTCGATCTCGACCCGGGCCCCGGAACGACCATCGTCGAGTGCTGCGACGTCGCACTGGCCCTGCGGGAGCTGCTCAACCACTTCGAGCTCGAAGGCTGGCCCAAGACCTCCGGCAACAAGGGCATGCACCTCTACGTGCCGATCGAGCCGGCCTCGTCCCGCGCCACCAGCGCCTTCGCCAAACAGCTCGCCGAGCAGCTCGCCGAGGCGCTGCCGGAGAACGTCACCGCGAACATGACCAAGGCGCTGCGGCCGGGCAAGGTGTTCATCGACTGGAGCCAGAACGCCAGCGCGAAGACCACCCTCGCGCCGTACTCGCTGCGCGGTGCCGAGGAGCCGAGGGTCTCGACGCCGATCGACTGGGACGAGGTGGCGGCCGCCACCGAACCGGCCGATCTGACCTTCCTGCCGGCCGACGTCCTGGCCCGGATCGACGAGTACGGCGACGTCCTGGCCGGTCTGTACGACGAACCGCGGCCACTGCCCTCGTAA
- a CDS encoding alpha/beta fold hydrolase yields the protein MESYGAVTGAAVPLGTQEWPARTVPVSGAELLVRDVPNADKTLPPALFVHGLGGSSLNWTTLGHLLNDTVRGIAPDLPGFGRTPPLAGMGGIHEHAELLSELMTKEFDEPVHLFGNSMGGAAAVALAARRPDDVASLTLVSPALPHRRVSASAVWFTAVSTPRLGKAVLERTRRIPFERRFKASLSVIFGEPRLLPPEVLEAYEAELRARDTQTWGPEATLEGARSILYSQFAPPRRSLWAAAAKVRCPVLLVYGGRDRLVDARIRTKAQQAFRDARLLYLPKSGHVAQMEHPQEVERAFRQLIG from the coding sequence ATGGAGAGTTACGGGGCAGTAACCGGCGCTGCGGTGCCGCTCGGAACGCAGGAATGGCCGGCCCGCACGGTGCCGGTCTCGGGGGCCGAACTGCTGGTCAGGGACGTGCCGAACGCGGACAAGACGCTCCCGCCGGCGCTCTTCGTGCACGGGCTGGGCGGCTCCTCCCTGAACTGGACGACGCTCGGGCACCTGCTGAACGACACGGTGCGCGGCATCGCGCCGGACCTGCCCGGCTTCGGCCGGACCCCGCCGTTGGCGGGCATGGGGGGCATCCACGAGCACGCCGAGTTGCTGAGCGAGTTGATGACCAAGGAGTTCGACGAGCCGGTGCACCTGTTCGGCAACTCGATGGGCGGCGCGGCCGCGGTGGCTCTCGCGGCGCGGCGGCCGGACGACGTGGCCTCGCTGACGCTGGTCTCGCCGGCGCTTCCGCATCGACGGGTGTCGGCCAGTGCGGTGTGGTTCACGGCTGTCTCCACGCCGCGACTCGGCAAGGCCGTGCTGGAGCGGACCCGGCGGATCCCGTTCGAGCGGCGGTTCAAGGCCTCGCTCTCGGTGATCTTCGGTGAGCCTCGCCTGCTGCCGCCGGAGGTGCTCGAGGCGTACGAGGCCGAACTGCGCGCCCGCGACACCCAGACCTGGGGACCGGAGGCCACCCTGGAGGGCGCTCGCAGCATCCTCTACTCCCAGTTCGCGCCACCGCGGCGATCGCTGTGGGCGGCCGCGGCCAAGGTCCGCTGTCCCGTCCTGCTGGTGTACGGCGGCCGCGACCGGCTCGTCGACGCGCGGATCCGGACGAAGGCGCAGCAGGCGTTCCGCGACGCCCGGCTGCTCTACCTGCCGAAGTCGGGGCACGTCGCGCAGATGGAGCACCCGCAGGAAGTCGAGCGCGCCTTCCGGCAGCTGATCGGCTAG
- a CDS encoding maleylpyruvate isomerase family mycothiol-dependent enzyme: MTRTAISAREIGRADRAAARRHRDTELTAWHDLMSSLDDAEWKRPTVCAGWDVADIVGHLCGQAEEVSKPWAYPLRDRRARRVYPDVGLLDAHMLIQADDHRGTPYAELRTRFDKVWSKATRTISRNPALLRRLQIKVEGVPGFEQLELGYIQDILLARDLWMHRDDVCQALGRDFDAGPYAGEVVAQVMLDLVDGPFWPGTPVVLILTGQGGGSYRLGQGEPIATVSTDAVGYLRTVSGRDDQPVVVVVDGDPLGAEAVAGCRMPF; encoded by the coding sequence ATGACCAGGACAGCGATATCCGCGCGGGAGATCGGCCGCGCCGACCGCGCTGCCGCCCGACGCCACCGCGACACCGAACTGACCGCCTGGCACGACCTGATGAGCAGCCTCGACGACGCGGAGTGGAAGCGCCCGACGGTCTGCGCCGGGTGGGACGTCGCCGACATCGTCGGCCACCTGTGCGGGCAGGCCGAGGAAGTGAGCAAGCCGTGGGCTTACCCGTTGCGCGATCGCCGGGCCCGTCGCGTCTATCCGGACGTCGGGCTGCTGGACGCGCACATGCTGATCCAGGCCGACGATCACCGCGGTACGCCGTACGCCGAACTGCGCACACGTTTCGACAAGGTCTGGTCGAAGGCGACCAGGACCATCAGCCGCAACCCCGCTCTGCTCCGCCGGCTACAGATCAAGGTGGAGGGCGTCCCCGGTTTCGAGCAGCTCGAACTCGGCTACATCCAGGACATCCTGCTGGCTCGCGACCTGTGGATGCACCGCGACGACGTCTGCCAGGCGCTCGGGCGCGACTTCGACGCCGGCCCGTACGCCGGTGAGGTCGTCGCGCAGGTGATGCTCGATCTCGTGGACGGCCCGTTCTGGCCCGGTACGCCGGTCGTGCTGATCCTCACCGGCCAGGGAGGCGGCAGTTACCGGCTCGGCCAAGGCGAGCCGATCGCCACCGTCAGCACCGACGCGGTCGGCTACCTGCGGACGGTGTCGGGACGCGATGACCAGCCCGTCGTGGTGGTCGTCGACGGCGACCCGCTCGGCGCCGAGGCCGTCGCCGGCTGCCGGATGCCCTTCTGA
- the moeZ gene encoding adenylyltransferase/sulfurtransferase MoeZ yields MPQLPPLVEPADELTIDEVRRYSRHLIIPEVGMAGQKRLKNAKVLVIGAGGLGSPALLYLAAAGVGTLGIVEFDTVDESNLQRQIIHGQSDVGKSKAQSAKESILETNPNTNVVLHEVRLDNDNVFEIFEQYDLIVDGTDNFATRYLVNDAAVLLGKPYVWGSIFRFDGQISVFWAEHGPCYRCLYPEPPPPGMVPSCAEGGVLGVLCASVGAAQVTEAIKLLTGIGDPSLGRLNIYEALDLNWRSLKVRKDPNCAICGENPTVTELVDYDAFCGAITEEAADAAVGSTISVKTLNDWIKLKDNGEKDFELIDVREPNEYEINRIPGSVLIPKADFQTGVALEKLPQDKQLVFHCKSGVRSAEVLAIVKGAGFSDAVHVGGGVVAWVDQIDPSQPAY; encoded by the coding sequence GTGCCACAGCTGCCACCGCTGGTCGAACCGGCCGACGAGCTGACCATCGACGAGGTCCGCCGCTATTCCCGGCACCTGATCATTCCCGAGGTCGGGATGGCCGGCCAGAAGCGGCTGAAGAACGCCAAGGTGCTGGTGATCGGCGCCGGTGGGCTGGGCAGCCCCGCGCTGCTCTACCTGGCCGCGGCCGGGGTCGGCACGCTCGGCATCGTCGAGTTCGACACCGTCGACGAGTCGAACCTGCAGCGCCAGATCATCCACGGCCAGTCCGACGTCGGCAAGTCCAAGGCCCAGTCGGCCAAGGAGTCGATCCTCGAGACCAACCCGAACACGAACGTCGTGCTGCACGAGGTCCGCCTCGACAACGACAACGTGTTCGAGATCTTCGAGCAGTACGACCTGATCGTCGACGGCACCGACAACTTCGCCACCCGGTACCTGGTCAACGACGCCGCGGTGCTGCTCGGCAAGCCCTACGTCTGGGGCTCGATCTTCCGCTTCGACGGCCAGATCAGCGTCTTCTGGGCCGAGCACGGGCCGTGCTACCGCTGCCTGTACCCCGAGCCGCCGCCGCCCGGCATGGTTCCGTCCTGCGCCGAGGGTGGCGTCCTGGGCGTGCTGTGCGCGTCGGTCGGTGCCGCCCAGGTGACCGAGGCGATCAAGCTGCTCACCGGGATCGGCGACCCGTCGCTGGGCCGGCTGAACATCTACGAGGCGCTCGACCTGAACTGGCGTTCGCTGAAGGTCCGCAAGGACCCGAACTGCGCGATCTGCGGCGAGAACCCGACCGTCACCGAACTGGTCGACTACGACGCGTTCTGCGGCGCGATCACCGAGGAGGCGGCCGACGCGGCCGTCGGCTCGACCATCTCGGTGAAGACGCTGAACGACTGGATCAAGCTCAAGGACAACGGCGAGAAGGACTTCGAGCTGATCGACGTCCGCGAGCCGAACGAGTACGAGATCAACCGAATCCCCGGCTCGGTGCTGATCCCGAAGGCCGACTTCCAGACCGGGGTCGCGCTGGAGAAGCTCCCGCAGGACAAGCAGCTGGTCTTCCACTGCAAGTCCGGCGTCCGGTCCGCCGAGGTGCTCGCGATCGTCAAGGGCGCCGGCTTCTCCGACGCCGTGCACGTCGGCGGCGGCGTGGTCGCGTGGGTCGACCAGATCGATCCGTCCCAGCCCGCCTACTGA
- a CDS encoding Calx-beta domain-containing protein — MLALLGGALLTPVGQAQAAPPEPSVAKGNDWVVEPVAGGYRVTLRLDAPAPMRDALPLIAVNGEPVGVAKQSPDRRNVSLVTPDPSLLKAKDVQLVWSGDLGRGKGKKGKSLAGGATTDKEWLKAPQGPPLAVDPGATGKYAVDTGEYDLGDQAVFLPGLGHQAEVVGKVYAPKGALGPRPLVVFLHGRHSVCYGDATSEPTAPWPCAKGEKPIPSYRGYDGAAKALASNGYQVVSISANAVNAFDGGVYDQGAQARAELILEHLALWKKWSTVGGGPFGSKFVGKVNLQNIGLMGHSRGGEGVARAAVLNADRGGQYGIRAVLPLAPTDFARATVPGVAMSVILPYCDGDVSDLQGQKFYDDTRYSVTGDAAARSTVTVLGANHNFFNTEWTPGQSAAPSNDDWWSDDEKAAPCGAKYAGRLTAKEQQAVGTAYVAGFFRLQLGNETKLLPLLDGSNAHPASAGRAVVRVVSQAPAASRRDVSRLDQALPAGAVTGKAKATVCAGVDEASKAAAPAATCLTSPGGGSDSPHWVESYLAPNTPTTAVTKLTWTGKGAVRINLNAFQRDVRRYSVLTFRATPDPSGAPRTDLTVRVVDGKGRAAAVPVSAVSDALLRMPGTPEMGLPKNLLRTVRIPTSSLKGIDLRDVRAIELVTDKAAAGSVFVSDLAFSTPGLGKSAPSKLPRLSATDVGKFQEGNSGVQNAEFWVTLSRPSPRPVTVYAETASESPSVGSVVKQLVFRPGQTKQKITVPITGNTRDSYDSVFSLVLSAPHDALLGKSFGNGEVIDDDPTPTLTVGHATAAENAKTLKFPLKLSAPSDKFVWLSGQAEDGTAVVRQDFTVPDDSGSTTGEPDRGVWSVIEAGRTTGELEVDLVDDKVQEPTETFTVDLTEGEGTDLELPVSLTGTITDDD; from the coding sequence GTGCTTGCGCTGCTCGGTGGAGCGCTGCTGACCCCGGTAGGTCAGGCCCAGGCCGCTCCGCCTGAGCCATCTGTTGCCAAGGGCAATGACTGGGTGGTGGAGCCGGTGGCCGGCGGCTACCGGGTCACGCTGCGTCTGGACGCGCCGGCGCCGATGCGCGACGCGCTGCCGCTGATCGCGGTGAACGGCGAACCGGTCGGAGTGGCGAAGCAGTCGCCGGACCGGCGCAACGTCTCGCTGGTGACGCCGGACCCGTCGTTGCTGAAGGCAAAGGACGTCCAGCTGGTCTGGTCGGGAGACCTGGGCCGCGGCAAGGGGAAGAAGGGCAAGAGCCTGGCCGGTGGCGCGACCACCGACAAGGAGTGGCTGAAGGCGCCGCAGGGCCCGCCGTTGGCGGTCGATCCCGGTGCCACCGGCAAATATGCGGTCGACACGGGGGAGTACGACCTCGGCGACCAGGCGGTCTTCCTGCCCGGTCTCGGCCACCAGGCCGAGGTCGTCGGCAAGGTCTACGCACCGAAGGGCGCACTCGGTCCGCGGCCGCTGGTGGTCTTCCTGCACGGCCGTCACTCGGTCTGCTACGGCGATGCGACCTCGGAGCCGACCGCGCCCTGGCCGTGCGCCAAGGGCGAGAAGCCGATCCCGAGCTACCGGGGGTACGACGGAGCCGCGAAGGCACTCGCCAGCAACGGGTACCAGGTCGTCTCGATCAGCGCGAACGCCGTCAACGCCTTCGACGGCGGGGTCTACGACCAGGGCGCGCAGGCCCGGGCCGAGCTGATCCTGGAGCACCTGGCGCTGTGGAAGAAGTGGTCGACCGTCGGCGGTGGGCCGTTCGGCAGCAAGTTCGTCGGCAAGGTGAACCTGCAGAACATCGGCTTGATGGGCCACTCCCGCGGTGGCGAGGGCGTCGCCCGCGCCGCGGTGCTGAACGCCGATCGCGGCGGGCAGTACGGCATCCGCGCGGTGCTGCCGCTGGCGCCGACCGACTTCGCCCGGGCCACCGTGCCCGGTGTCGCGATGAGCGTCATCCTGCCGTACTGCGACGGGGACGTGTCCGACCTGCAGGGCCAGAAGTTCTACGACGACACCCGGTACTCCGTGACCGGCGACGCCGCGGCCCGCTCGACCGTGACGGTGCTCGGCGCCAACCACAACTTCTTCAACACCGAGTGGACCCCGGGTCAGTCGGCCGCACCGTCGAACGACGACTGGTGGAGTGACGACGAGAAGGCCGCGCCGTGCGGAGCGAAGTACGCGGGCCGGCTGACGGCCAAGGAACAGCAAGCCGTCGGTACGGCGTACGTGGCGGGCTTCTTCCGGCTGCAACTCGGGAACGAGACGAAGCTGCTGCCGCTGCTCGACGGGTCGAACGCGCATCCGGCCTCCGCCGGGCGGGCCGTCGTACGGGTCGTCTCGCAGGCTCCCGCGGCATCGCGGCGGGATGTCAGCCGTCTAGACCAGGCGCTGCCGGCCGGCGCGGTCACCGGCAAGGCGAAAGCCACCGTGTGCGCCGGGGTGGACGAGGCCTCGAAGGCGGCTGCTCCTGCCGCGACGTGTCTGACCTCGCCGGGCGGCGGCTCTGATTCGCCGCACTGGGTCGAGTCGTACCTGGCTCCGAACACGCCGACCACAGCGGTCACGAAGCTCACGTGGACCGGCAAGGGCGCAGTACGGATCAACTTGAATGCGTTCCAGCGCGACGTCCGCCGGTACTCCGTGCTGACGTTCCGGGCGACTCCTGACCCGTCGGGTGCGCCCAGGACGGACCTGACGGTTCGGGTCGTGGACGGCAAGGGCCGGGCGGCCGCAGTACCGGTGTCGGCGGTCAGCGACGCGCTGCTGCGGATGCCTGGTACGCCGGAGATGGGCCTGCCGAAGAACCTGCTGCGGACGGTACGGATCCCGACCAGCTCGCTGAAGGGGATCGACCTGCGCGACGTCCGCGCGATCGAACTGGTCACCGACAAGGCTGCCGCCGGCTCGGTGTTCGTCAGCGACCTGGCGTTCTCGACCCCGGGGCTGGGCAAGTCGGCGCCGTCGAAGCTGCCCCGGCTGTCGGCCACCGACGTCGGCAAGTTCCAGGAAGGCAACTCGGGCGTCCAGAACGCCGAGTTCTGGGTGACGCTGTCGCGGCCGAGCCCGCGGCCGGTCACCGTGTACGCCGAAACGGCCAGCGAGAGCCCGTCAGTCGGTTCGGTGGTCAAGCAGCTCGTCTTCAGGCCCGGACAGACCAAGCAGAAGATCACCGTGCCGATCACCGGGAACACCCGGGACAGCTACGACTCGGTTTTCAGCCTGGTGCTGTCGGCGCCGCACGACGCGCTGCTCGGCAAGTCGTTCGGCAACGGCGAGGTGATCGACGACGACCCGACGCCGACGCTGACCGTCGGGCACGCTACCGCGGCCGAGAACGCGAAGACGCTGAAGTTCCCGCTGAAGCTGTCGGCGCCGAGCGACAAGTTCGTCTGGCTGAGCGGCCAGGCCGAGGACGGCACCGCCGTGGTCCGGCAGGACTTCACCGTGCCGGACGACAGCGGCTCCACCACCGGCGAGCCGGATCGTGGGGTCTGGAGCGTGATCGAGGCGGGCCGGACCACCGGGGAGCTCGAGGTCGATCTGGTGGACGACAAGGTGCAGGAGCCGACCGAGACCTTCACCGTCGACCTGACCGAGGGCGAGGGGACCGATCTCGAGCTGCCGGTCAGTCTGACCGGCACGATCACCGACGACGACTGA
- a CDS encoding TIGR03560 family F420-dependent LLM class oxidoreductase codes for MRFAIKTRPEHTSWQQLRDVWIAADEFEVFESAWHWDHFYPLSGDMAGPNLEAWTTLAALAQATKRIRVGCQVTGMIYRHPAVLANMAATTDIISGGRLELGIGAGWNQLECDAYGIELPPLKERFDRFDEGTEALIALLTQKVANFDGQYVKLTDAYCEPKPVQTPHPPITIGGKGPKRTLRAVARWAQHWNVIVPSPEEWKPLKDILVTHCETFDRDVTEITCSVNVRIDPDQPLAQAIDEALTSAAAYEAAGVDLVVLNLPLDAPPSILESLAKALA; via the coding sequence ATGCGGTTCGCGATCAAGACCAGGCCCGAACACACGAGCTGGCAGCAGCTACGGGACGTGTGGATTGCGGCCGACGAGTTCGAGGTCTTCGAGTCGGCCTGGCACTGGGACCACTTCTACCCGCTGAGCGGCGACATGGCCGGCCCGAACCTGGAGGCCTGGACGACGCTGGCCGCCCTGGCCCAGGCGACCAAGCGGATCCGGGTCGGCTGCCAGGTCACCGGCATGATCTACCGCCACCCGGCCGTCCTCGCCAACATGGCGGCCACCACCGACATCATCTCCGGCGGCCGCCTCGAGCTCGGCATCGGCGCCGGCTGGAACCAGCTGGAGTGCGACGCCTACGGCATCGAGCTGCCACCGCTGAAGGAACGCTTCGACCGCTTCGACGAAGGCACCGAGGCACTGATCGCGCTGCTCACCCAGAAGGTCGCCAACTTCGACGGCCAGTACGTCAAACTCACCGACGCGTACTGCGAACCGAAGCCCGTGCAGACCCCGCACCCCCCGATCACGATCGGCGGCAAGGGCCCCAAGCGCACCCTCCGCGCCGTCGCCCGCTGGGCCCAGCACTGGAACGTCATCGTCCCGAGCCCCGAGGAGTGGAAGCCCCTCAAGGACATCCTGGTCACCCACTGCGAGACCTTCGACCGCGACGTCACCGAGATCACCTGCTCGGTCAACGTCCGCATCGACCCCGACCAGCCGCTCGCCCAGGCCATCGACGAAGCGCTCACCAGCGCAGCGGCGTACGAGGCAGCCGGGGTGGACCTGGTGGTCCTCAACCTGCCCCTGGACGCCCCGCCCTCGATCCTGGAATCCCTCGCCAAAGCCCTCGCCTGA
- a CDS encoding GlsB/YeaQ/YmgE family stress response membrane protein — MEIIGVIVAGIIIGLLGKFVAPGNRDNIPLWLTVLCGIGGVLIGYYLAAALGVDATKGIDWLRWIISILVAAVLVVVAATVTGKSKTRSV, encoded by the coding sequence ATGGAAATCATCGGAGTGATCGTTGCCGGCATCATCATCGGTCTGCTCGGCAAGTTCGTGGCCCCGGGGAACCGGGACAACATCCCGCTGTGGCTCACCGTGCTGTGCGGCATCGGCGGCGTACTGATCGGGTACTACCTGGCCGCCGCGCTGGGGGTCGACGCCACGAAGGGCATCGACTGGCTTCGCTGGATCATCAGCATCCTCGTCGCCGCCGTTCTGGTCGTGGTCGCGGCCACTGTCACCGGGAAGTCGAAGACCCGGTCGGTCTGA